The following proteins come from a genomic window of Yinghuangia sp. ASG 101:
- a CDS encoding DUF5753 domain-containing protein, giving the protein MATSPSSSAQAARAALGARLREIMHGAGLDGVRLAARAGWHASKSSRLSTGTTMPSAADIRMWCTVCGAEDQVADLLAQARDVDSLYVEWKRRHGTGMRRLQDSYAAVFERTRRFREYRCDVVPGFAQTHAYARALLASVARFDRIPDDSHDAATARLARSSIVRTPGERTFVLLVDEAVLHHRIADDAVMSEQLGHLLSMMALPAVSLGVVPLRTRRDAILPLESFLLLDEAEVRIELLTAEVRVTAPSEVSGYLRAFAELSRLAVHGAQARALIGAALDALG; this is encoded by the coding sequence GTGGCCACATCACCGTCGTCCAGCGCGCAGGCTGCCCGTGCGGCATTGGGAGCGCGTCTGCGGGAGATCATGCACGGCGCCGGGCTGGACGGTGTCCGCTTGGCGGCCCGTGCCGGCTGGCACGCGTCGAAGTCGAGTCGGCTGAGTACGGGCACCACGATGCCGAGCGCCGCCGACATCCGTATGTGGTGCACGGTCTGTGGCGCCGAGGATCAGGTAGCGGATTTGCTGGCCCAGGCCCGTGACGTCGACTCGTTATACGTGGAGTGGAAACGGCGACATGGCACGGGGATGCGGCGTTTGCAGGACTCGTACGCCGCCGTGTTCGAACGCACGCGGCGCTTCCGCGAGTACCGCTGCGACGTGGTGCCGGGGTTCGCCCAGACCCATGCGTACGCGCGGGCGCTGCTGGCCTCCGTTGCCCGGTTCGATCGGATTCCGGATGACTCGCACGATGCGGCGACCGCGCGGCTTGCGCGGTCCTCGATCGTCCGGACGCCGGGGGAGCGCACATTCGTATTGCTGGTCGATGAGGCTGTGCTCCACCACCGGATCGCGGACGACGCGGTCATGTCCGAGCAGCTTGGCCACCTCCTTTCGATGATGGCGCTCCCTGCCGTGTCACTGGGGGTGGTTCCGCTGCGCACCCGACGTGATGCGATCCTTCCCCTGGAGTCGTTCCTCCTCCTTGACGAGGCCGAGGTACGCATCGAGCTCCTCACCGCGGAGGTCCGCGTCACGGCTCCCAGCGAAGTGTCCGGCTATCTGCGGGCGTTCGCAGAGCTTTCGCGGTTGGCC